The bacterium genome has a window encoding:
- a CDS encoding Spy/CpxP family protein refolding chaperone — protein sequence MKPFSFLSIAAFILFTNMGVYGQEKNITIITDVDHDDEQEFFAFIPDMDSFDDFEGMDMNEEKGFAWSDEAGAGLPIPPEMPDDLNLTKDQTDKMKKIRNTARKQNIPLKGDIQLKQMELQELMAMDSPDKNTIALKVKEIDALRTQVKLNKMNARIDCRNVLTKDQKDKIEQMRTQRRLMHFDGRKHKMKFKRELRGE from the coding sequence ATGAAGCCATTCTCATTTTTGAGCATTGCCGCCTTTATCCTATTCACAAATATGGGCGTTTACGGCCAAGAAAAAAATATCACTATTATTACCGATGTCGACCATGACGACGAACAGGAATTCTTCGCGTTTATTCCGGACATGGATTCATTTGACGATTTTGAAGGCATGGACATGAATGAGGAAAAAGGATTTGCGTGGAGTGACGAAGCCGGAGCCGGATTGCCCATTCCTCCTGAAATGCCCGACGATCTGAATCTCACTAAAGATCAGACCGATAAGATGAAAAAAATTAGAAACACGGCCAGGAAACAAAACATTCCATTAAAAGGGGATATTCAGCTTAAGCAAATGGAGTTACAAGAATTAATGGCGATGGACAGCCCCGACAAGAATACAATCGCCTTGAAAGTAAAAGAAATTGATGCGCTTCGAACACAGGTCAAACTTAACAAAATGAATGCACGTATTGACTGCCGGAACGTTTTAACCAAAGATCAAAAGGATAAAATAGAACAAATGCGTACGCAGCGCCGACTGATGCATTTTGACGGCAGGAAGCATAAAATGAAATTTAAACGAGAATTACGGGGCGAATAA
- a CDS encoding T9SS type A sorting domain-containing protein yields the protein MHGHAQNSSSIRFAVIGDFGKAGQPEADVASMVNNLNPDFIITTGDNNYDVGAATTIDENIGKYYSSFISPYVGSYGSGDTINRFFPCLGNHDWATTGAVPYLNYFSLPGNERYYDFVRGPVHFFAIDSDPNEPDGIDSSSVQAQWLKTALAGSTAIWKIVYMHHPPYSSSSVHGSTTTMQWPFKRWGASAVLAGHDHTYERLLKDSLIYIVNGLGGRSIYSFGTAIPESHVRFNDDYGAMIVVANSDSITFLFITRNYHIADRHTLHNLYSSSEPLPEKFSLKQNYPNPFNQGTTIRFDLPESGHVKISLFNELGQKVRILADDSYNVGENHVLVDMKGFSSGIYFYRMETKKYSKTKKMVYVK from the coding sequence ATGCATGGGCACGCTCAAAATAGTTCTTCAATTCGGTTTGCTGTGATCGGGGACTTTGGAAAAGCAGGACAACCCGAGGCGGATGTCGCAAGCATGGTTAACAATCTGAACCCTGATTTTATTATTACAACCGGTGATAATAATTATGATGTTGGCGCTGCTACTACTATTGACGAGAATATTGGCAAGTACTACAGCAGCTTTATCTCGCCTTATGTTGGAAGTTATGGATCAGGGGATACGATCAATCGTTTTTTTCCGTGTCTGGGAAATCATGACTGGGCTACAACCGGCGCCGTTCCTTATTTGAATTATTTCAGCCTGCCGGGCAATGAGCGTTATTATGATTTTGTTCGCGGCCCCGTACATTTTTTTGCCATTGACAGCGATCCGAATGAACCCGATGGTATCGATAGTTCATCTGTTCAGGCACAATGGTTAAAAACAGCACTCGCAGGATCCACGGCCATATGGAAGATTGTGTACATGCACCACCCGCCCTATTCTTCAAGTTCGGTTCACGGTTCGACGACGACCATGCAGTGGCCGTTTAAGCGGTGGGGCGCATCGGCTGTTCTGGCAGGCCATGATCATACATATGAACGTCTTTTGAAAGACAGCCTCATTTATATTGTTAACGGTTTAGGCGGCAGAAGTATTTATTCTTTCGGAACAGCGATACCGGAATCCCACGTTCGGTTTAACGATGATTATGGCGCCATGATCGTTGTGGCCAATTCAGATAGCATAACGTTTCTATTTATAACCAGGAATTATCATATTGCGGACAGACACACGCTTCACAATTTATATAGCAGCTCAGAACCTCTTCCCGAAAAATTCTCACTAAAGCAAAATTATCCCAATCCGTTTAATCAAGGAACGACGATACGTTTTGACCTGCCGGAATCCGGTCATGTTAAGATTTCATTGTTCAATGAATTGGGTCAAAAAGTAAGAATTTTGGCGGATGATTCGTATAATGTCGGCGAGAATCACGTGCTGGTGGACATGAAAGGTTTTTCCAGTGGAATTTATTTCTACAGAATGGAAACTAAGAAGTACAGCAAGACAAAAAAAATGGTCTACGTGAAATAA
- a CDS encoding N(4)-(beta-N-acetylglucosaminyl)-L-asparaginase, translated as MKTKRREFLKNSLVTGAGFLLTPKLSFLEELKIQTKVKPVVISSANGLQATAKAMEMILNGADALDACIAGVNMVEDDPNDMSVGYGGLPNEEGVVELDSCVMHGPSCRGAGVASLRNIKNPSKVAKVIMDRTDHVLMVGDGALRFAKAHGFKEENLLTDEARKEWLKWKENLSKDDDWLPEHKLEDKDIGENVKNYIRTTGTINCNAVDAFGNISGVTTTSGLAYKIPGRVGDSPILGAGLYVDNEVGAAGSTGRGEANLLNCSSVMIVEFMRQGKSPEQACLMACQRIVDHTKEARLMNDDKKPKFNVTFYAVNRRGEYGGAAIWSGAKYALNTGEKESVLKESAFLYKRMK; from the coding sequence ATGAAAACAAAGCGTCGGGAGTTTCTGAAGAATTCACTGGTCACAGGAGCGGGGTTCCTGTTGACGCCAAAGCTGTCCTTTCTTGAGGAATTAAAAATACAAACAAAGGTAAAGCCGGTAGTTATTTCCAGCGCGAACGGCCTTCAGGCAACGGCCAAAGCAATGGAAATGATACTCAACGGCGCCGATGCGTTGGACGCATGCATCGCAGGAGTCAATATGGTTGAAGACGATCCAAACGATATGAGCGTGGGTTACGGAGGTTTACCGAATGAAGAAGGCGTGGTGGAACTGGACTCCTGCGTTATGCACGGCCCTTCGTGCCGCGGCGCCGGCGTTGCTTCCCTGCGCAATATAAAAAACCCGTCCAAAGTTGCCAAAGTGATCATGGACAGAACGGATCATGTGTTAATGGTCGGCGATGGCGCATTACGATTCGCAAAAGCACACGGGTTTAAGGAAGAGAACCTGTTGACCGATGAGGCCAGGAAAGAATGGTTGAAATGGAAAGAAAATTTGAGCAAAGATGACGATTGGCTGCCGGAGCACAAACTAGAAGATAAAGACATTGGCGAAAATGTGAAAAATTATATTCGGACGACCGGTACGATAAACTGCAATGCCGTGGATGCGTTCGGCAATATATCCGGCGTAACCACAACGAGCGGGCTTGCGTACAAAATACCAGGGAGGGTCGGAGATTCGCCGATACTCGGAGCCGGATTATACGTTGATAATGAGGTCGGCGCTGCCGGTTCAACGGGGCGTGGGGAAGCCAATTTGCTCAATTGCAGCAGCGTCATGATCGTGGAATTTATGCGGCAGGGCAAATCACCCGAGCAAGCCTGCTTGATGGCTTGTCAGCGAATTGTAGACCATACGAAAGAAGCGCGTCTTATGAACGACGATAAGAAACCGAAATTCAATGTCACGTTTTATGCCGTCAACAGACGCGGTGAATACGGCGGCGCTGCAATTTGGAGCGGTGCAAAATATGCTTTAAATACAGGAGAGAAAGAAAGCGTATTGAAAGAAAGCGCGTTTTTATACAAGAGAATGAAATAA